A single Oncorhynchus clarkii lewisi isolate Uvic-CL-2024 unplaced genomic scaffold, UVic_Ocla_1.0 unplaced_contig_200_pilon_pilon, whole genome shotgun sequence DNA region contains:
- the LOC139401812 gene encoding gremlin-2-like, with product MYRQFVLSILLAGVLCLVGGDTRKTRLQGSIPNPFKGNGNTSDKRTRKQEILASSQEALVVTERKYLKSDWCKTQPLRQTVSEEGCLSRTVINRFCYGQCNSFYIPRHVKTEQESFRSCAFCRPQRFTTLTVELDCPDLQPPFRHRKIQRVKQCRCISVSVGDSGKR from the coding sequence atGTACAGACAGTTTGTTCTGTCAATCCTGCTTGCAGGCGTCCTGTGCCTGGTGGGCGGCGACACCCGCAAGACCCGCCTCCAAGGCTCCATCCCCAACCCTTTCAAAGGGAACGGCAACACCTCTGACAAACGCACCCGTAAACAGGAAATACTTGCCTCCAGCCAGGAAGCTCTGGTCGtcacagagaggaagtacctgaaGAGTGACTGGTGCAAGACCCAGCCGCTGCGTCAGACGGTGAGCGAGGAGGGCTGTCTCAGTCGTACCGTCATCAACAGGTTCTGCTACGGACAGTGTAACTCCTTCTATATCCCACGACACGTTAAGACGGAGCAGGAGTCTTTCCGGTCCTGTGCTTTCTGCCGGCCGCAGCGTTTCACCACGCTGACCGTAGAGCTGGACTGTCCCGACCTCCAGCCGCCCTTCAGGCACCGCAAGATCCAGAGAGTCAAACAGTGTCGCTGTATATCGGTCTCCGTCGGTGACTCTGGGAAGCGGTGA